In one Cupriavidus malaysiensis genomic region, the following are encoded:
- a CDS encoding RHS repeat protein produces MEFDYAATDGPLSSLGRRYRSGYLIAPQDGFGKLWMHQYQRRLDLQLRQSGYPMISALRQNGEIVRFTAVSGTWLAMDGQPDSIVPILDASRAIQGWQYKDNKNDLIENYDSTGKLISVQERNGGTTTLVYSDNSTPRAIAPRANLLIRVTSSFGRSIQFTYDANARIASMVSPDQKVSQYAYNANGMLASVTWPDGKSRTYHYEDSRFAWALTGITDEAGVRFASYSYDDQGRATGTEHASGADKVQLQFLGQRQTVVTSADGSSRSLAFELVNNVLRPTTASASCPECGSIAQRTTYDASGNVSSRVDFNNRETRYTYDSSGRETQRIEGYGASDAQTTTTQWHPTWRLPIKVAAPGRVDYFSYDDKGQLIGYAWFPTSDANGSQGVNAQPAGAVTSSGWTYDASGRVTAAVEMSGDTVTGQWYFTYDANGNLQTLTDRDGKVGQAIQYDAAGRLLDAINTDGERLRYQYNARGSLTAYEVNGVVSSYEYDANGFLTAVRGPGSYYEGYEYDAAHRLVARLASAAPSQASDLSSPFGALSGNRPAQADSGVVQSALSNLWTWLKGWVASWIPSANAQAGLLRIPVPSWPSKSQAPTNAPSSPAEELQDGAGLRQNPSALLQQFDRSLRELANRLTEPMACDEDPRCTRARSEAQSAYHELTTKRLPQYLSGGTGGSDEKHRNAILQKQTRLKDAIRRVKLYCIAWPLELPEWERVANMDVPILY; encoded by the coding sequence GTGGAGTTTGACTACGCCGCAACTGATGGCCCCTTGAGTTCCCTCGGCCGCCGGTATCGATCCGGCTACCTGATCGCCCCGCAGGATGGATTCGGAAAGCTCTGGATGCATCAGTACCAACGACGGCTTGATCTACAGTTGCGGCAGAGCGGGTACCCGATGATCTCTGCGCTCAGACAGAATGGAGAAATTGTTCGGTTTACCGCGGTCTCGGGTACGTGGTTGGCGATGGATGGTCAGCCAGACAGCATTGTTCCCATTCTCGATGCGAGCCGCGCCATCCAAGGCTGGCAGTACAAAGACAATAAGAATGATCTGATCGAGAACTACGACAGCACGGGCAAGCTTATCTCCGTCCAGGAGCGCAATGGCGGGACCACTACCTTGGTCTACAGCGACAACTCAACGCCGCGGGCCATTGCGCCTCGCGCCAACTTGCTGATACGGGTCACTAGCAGCTTTGGTCGATCGATCCAGTTCACCTATGATGCGAATGCTCGCATCGCGTCCATGGTGAGTCCTGATCAGAAGGTCAGCCAGTATGCTTACAACGCCAACGGCATGCTGGCATCGGTAACGTGGCCGGACGGAAAGAGCCGCACCTACCACTATGAGGATTCGCGCTTCGCCTGGGCCCTGACAGGCATTACGGATGAAGCCGGCGTACGCTTTGCTTCGTACTCATACGACGATCAAGGACGCGCCACCGGTACGGAGCATGCCAGTGGCGCGGATAAGGTTCAGCTACAGTTCCTCGGTCAAAGGCAAACCGTTGTAACCTCTGCAGACGGATCCAGTCGGAGCCTCGCATTTGAGTTGGTTAACAATGTGCTGCGACCGACAACCGCTTCAGCATCCTGTCCGGAGTGCGGCAGTATCGCTCAGCGCACCACCTACGATGCGAGCGGCAACGTGTCGAGTCGCGTCGACTTCAACAACCGCGAGACGCGGTACACCTACGACTCCTCGGGCCGTGAGACCCAACGCATTGAGGGCTACGGCGCGAGCGACGCCCAGACCACGACCACGCAGTGGCACCCCACGTGGCGGTTGCCGATCAAGGTCGCGGCGCCTGGCCGTGTGGACTACTTCTCCTACGACGACAAGGGCCAGCTCATCGGCTACGCCTGGTTCCCGACGAGCGACGCGAATGGCAGCCAGGGCGTGAATGCTCAGCCGGCTGGTGCGGTGACGTCGTCGGGCTGGACCTACGATGCCAGTGGTCGAGTCACGGCGGCAGTGGAGATGTCTGGCGATACGGTGACCGGGCAGTGGTACTTCACCTACGATGCCAACGGCAACCTACAGACGCTGACCGACCGTGATGGCAAGGTTGGTCAGGCGATCCAGTATGACGCGGCGGGGCGCCTGCTTGACGCCATCAACACGGACGGTGAGCGGCTGCGCTATCAGTACAATGCGCGTGGCTCGCTCACGGCCTATGAAGTCAATGGCGTTGTCAGCAGCTATGAGTACGATGCCAACGGCTTTCTGACCGCAGTGCGGGGCCCGGGAAGCTACTACGAAGGCTACGAGTATGACGCCGCGCATCGCCTCGTCGCGCGTCTGGCGTCGGCTGCGCCTTCGCAGGCCAGTGATTTGTCGAGCCCCTTCGGCGCGCTGTCTGGCAATCGGCCAGCGCAAGCCGATAGTGGTGTCGTCCAGAGCGCGTTGTCGAATCTGTGGACGTGGCTCAAAGGCTGGGTGGCATCCTGGATCCCGTCTGCGAATGCCCAGGCGGGCTTGTTGCGTATCCCGGTGCCAAGTTGGCCGTCGAAGAGTCAGGCGCCGACGAACGCGCCGAGCTCGCCGGCCGAGGAGCTGCAGGACGGGGCAGGACTGCGACAGAATCCGAGTGCGCTGCTGCAGCAGTTTGATCGCAGCCTGCGAGAGTTGGCCAATCGCCTTACGGAACCCATGGCCTGCGATGAAGACCCGCGTTGTACCCGCGCGCGGTCCGAAGCGCAGAGCGCGTACCATGAACTCACGACGAAGCGGCTGCCCCAATACCTGAGCGGCGGAACTGGCGGATCCGACGAGAAACATCGAAATGCCATTCTGCAGAAGCAGACCCGCCTGAAGGATGCCATTCGCCGGGTCAAGCTCTACTGTATCGCTTGGCCGCTGGAGCTCCCTGAGTGGGAGCGCGTCGCCAACATGGACGTTCCTATCCTCTACTAA
- a CDS encoding DUF1643 domain-containing protein: MGGLEVVNLFPLRSTNPVGLLKHPAPLGDPYWAGFSILDALERSAMVICALGAHKAAPVRASEVLRMIRMRGGLGLLHHLGLNRDGSPKHPLYIPAATVPQPFLGRAQFRP; this comes from the coding sequence ATGGGGGGGCTGGAGGTGGTCAATCTGTTTCCCCTGCGATCGACTAATCCAGTGGGACTGCTGAAGCATCCGGCTCCGCTGGGGGATCCCTATTGGGCAGGCTTTTCCATATTGGATGCGCTGGAGCGGTCCGCAATGGTCATCTGTGCGTTGGGTGCCCACAAGGCGGCACCGGTACGCGCCTCCGAGGTACTGCGGATGATCCGGATGCGTGGGGGGCTAGGGCTTCTTCACCATCTTGGGCTGAACCGTGACGGTAGTCCAAAGCACCCCCTGTACATCCCCGCTGCGACCGTGCCACAGCCGTTCCTGGGGCGGGCGCAGTTTCGGCCGTAG
- a CDS encoding DUF1643 domain-containing protein has product MLNASMADLKVDDPTITRCVQRAIAGKYGGAGGGQSVSPAID; this is encoded by the coding sequence ATGCTCAACGCGTCGATGGCCGACCTCAAGGTCGACGACCCGACCATCACTCGCTGCGTGCAGCGCGCGATCGCCGGAAAGTATGGGGGGGCTGGAGGTGGTCAATCTGTTTCCCCTGCGATCGACTAA
- a CDS encoding DUF4031 domain-containing protein gives MTVYVDDMRASYRGMVMCHMIADTDEELHAMAARIGVARRWFQKPGTERRHYDICLSKRTAAVAAGAVEITWRQTGAMVAHRRAHGKLGTPLEAEAWHRGHLAYKRGMAEGSAA, from the coding sequence ATGACGGTCTATGTCGACGACATGCGCGCGTCCTATCGCGGAATGGTCATGTGCCACATGATTGCCGATACCGACGAAGAGCTGCACGCGATGGCCGCCAGGATCGGCGTGGCGCGCCGCTGGTTCCAGAAGCCCGGCACCGAACGCCGCCACTACGACATCTGCCTGAGCAAGCGTACGGCCGCTGTGGCAGCCGGCGCAGTGGAAATCACCTGGCGGCAGACCGGCGCGATGGTGGCGCATCGCCGCGCGCATGGCAAGCTGGGCACGCCGCTCGAGGCCGAGGCATGGCATCGCGGGCATCTTGCCTACAAGCGCGGCATGGCAGAAGGAAGTGCGGCATGA
- a CDS encoding DNA cytosine methyltransferase — protein sequence MIRDQFLLDIAPELIVDNFAGGGGASCGIELALGRHVDIAINHDPEAVAMHAMNHPQTEHHCESVWDVDPIRVTRGRPVGLGWFSPDCKHFSKAKGGKPRDKNIRALAFVSLRWALLTEMRVMILENVEEFVTWGALMEVAPGHFHPDPARKGETFLGFVAMLTTGIAADHPAFAEACEALGLDPQGALAQRLLHGLGYKAEWRELRACDYSAPTIRKRLFFIARRDGKPIVWPEPTHGAPGSPAVKAGKRKPWRTAAECIDWSIPCPSIFERARPLAEATRRRIARGLRRYVIDSAEPFAVRLPESIAAPFTTECANASMQRTFHANEPLRTQCAEVKGGHFALAAATLVQTGYGERAGQAPRAPGLDKPLGTVVAGGAKHALVSAFLAKHYGGNYTGPGVPLYAPVDTITTTDHHALVAAQLVGCGGRAGQSRPRDAGEPMQTIMAKGDTCLVTSNLMVNTTGHSGGAATAPVPTLTTGNHVAEVRAFLVKYYSEGGQHQDCRDPMHTIPTKDRIGLVTVAGEEYQIADIGMRMLEPHELYAAQGFPASYVIAPVIDGRRLPKHAQVRMCGNSVSPPMAAALVRANVPELASWSAREAKERRMAA from the coding sequence TTGATCCGCGACCAGTTCCTACTGGACATTGCGCCCGAACTTATCGTGGACAACTTCGCGGGCGGCGGCGGAGCTAGTTGCGGCATTGAGCTGGCCCTCGGCCGGCACGTTGACATTGCCATCAACCACGACCCCGAAGCCGTGGCGATGCACGCCATGAACCATCCGCAGACCGAGCACCACTGCGAGAGCGTGTGGGACGTGGACCCGATCAGGGTCACGCGCGGCCGGCCGGTGGGCCTGGGCTGGTTCAGCCCTGACTGCAAGCACTTCAGCAAGGCCAAGGGCGGCAAGCCACGCGACAAGAACATCCGGGCGCTGGCGTTTGTCTCGCTCCGCTGGGCACTCCTGACGGAAATGCGCGTCATGATCCTGGAGAACGTCGAGGAATTCGTCACGTGGGGCGCTTTGATGGAAGTAGCGCCCGGCCACTTCCACCCCGACCCTGCTCGGAAAGGGGAGACGTTCCTGGGCTTCGTCGCCATGCTCACGACGGGCATTGCGGCGGACCACCCAGCGTTCGCTGAGGCCTGCGAGGCGTTGGGCCTAGATCCTCAAGGCGCCCTGGCCCAGCGCCTACTTCATGGACTGGGATACAAGGCTGAATGGCGCGAGCTGCGTGCGTGCGACTACAGTGCGCCGACCATCCGCAAGCGCCTGTTCTTCATCGCGCGCCGCGACGGTAAGCCTATTGTCTGGCCGGAACCAACCCACGGGGCCCCCGGCAGCCCGGCGGTCAAGGCCGGCAAGCGCAAGCCCTGGCGGACGGCGGCCGAGTGCATTGACTGGTCCATCCCCTGCCCGTCGATCTTCGAACGCGCCCGCCCCCTGGCCGAGGCCACGCGGCGTCGGATCGCGCGCGGCCTGCGCCGCTACGTTATTGATTCGGCCGAGCCGTTCGCCGTCCGATTGCCTGAAAGCATCGCGGCGCCCTTCACCACGGAATGCGCCAACGCCTCAATGCAGCGCACGTTCCACGCCAATGAGCCTCTGCGCACCCAATGCGCCGAGGTCAAGGGCGGTCACTTCGCCCTGGCTGCAGCCACCTTGGTGCAGACCGGCTACGGCGAGCGCGCCGGCCAGGCGCCCCGCGCGCCCGGGCTCGACAAGCCGCTCGGCACGGTCGTGGCCGGTGGCGCCAAGCACGCGCTCGTGTCCGCCTTCCTGGCCAAGCACTACGGCGGCAACTACACAGGCCCCGGCGTGCCGCTGTACGCCCCGGTCGACACCATCACGACCACCGACCACCATGCCCTGGTGGCGGCCCAGCTGGTCGGCTGCGGCGGCCGGGCCGGGCAAAGCCGGCCGCGTGACGCGGGCGAGCCGATGCAGACCATCATGGCGAAGGGTGACACGTGCCTGGTCACGTCGAACCTCATGGTGAACACGACCGGCCATTCAGGCGGCGCCGCGACGGCGCCTGTGCCCACGCTGACGACCGGCAATCATGTGGCGGAGGTCCGCGCCTTCCTGGTGAAGTACTACAGCGAAGGCGGCCAGCACCAGGACTGCCGCGATCCGATGCACACCATCCCCACCAAGGACCGCATCGGCCTGGTGACGGTGGCCGGCGAGGAATACCAGATCGCCGACATCGGCATGCGCATGCTGGAGCCGCACGAGCTGTACGCGGCCCAGGGCTTCCCGGCCAGCTATGTCATCGCGCCCGTGATCGACGGTCGCCGGCTGCCGAAGCATGCCCAGGTGCGCATGTGCGGGAACAGCGTCAGCCCGCCGATGGCGGCCGCGCTGGTGCGCGCGAATGTGCCCGAGCTGGCCAGCTGGTCGGCACGTGAGGCGAAGGAACGGAGGATGGCGGCATGA
- a CDS encoding DNA topoisomerase produces MAKQLIITEKPSVAKDIAAALGGFSRKDGYYESDRAVIAPAQGHLVEIVVPNDHATTLSRLPVIPPAFGLEALPKTTQVLKNLVRQINRPDVDAIVNACDAGREGELIFRRIVSYAKSKKPIQRLWLQSMTAEAIRTGMKSLRSDAEMIPLATTARSRAEADWIVGINGSRVMACLTGVTTPVGRVQTPVLMLTVEREEAIRNFVPRQYFEVRATIGLPAGSYVAKYHVPDDQRAAGEAAERLWDRATADTIVAACGAAAPSRIVDTAKPVKKSAPSLFDLTTLQREANKRFGFSAKETLDIAQALYDRHKALTYPRTDAKALPEDYVDTVKKTVAALGEQRYQREAGPILANDWVKPTKRVFDNKKISDHFAIIPTGALPADLSDAEAKIYDLVVRRFLAIFYPDAERMQTRRETTIVGHLFVATGSVLRTLGWLAVYGETDGEEGDPLATYSPGDPAKTESVQVHEGKTQAPSRFTEAALLAAMETAGKDLEDADLRDAMAERGLGTPATRAATIEKLLGDAYLTRVKEKKSVHLVPTDRAFGLRDLLVKLDAQALMSAQTTGEWEHQLLLMQSRQYDRQTFMQGIKDLTTQLVTTARERAPSVKSAAAAVEAVCPSCGGQLEDDVRTHRCASCDFSIWKTAFGRALSPEELTQLLTQRRTDLLSGFISTKTKRPFSAYLVLNDEFKVTAEFPPREAQGHSGSREGKICPQCGAPMRLRPGRNGQFWGCTAYPTCKHTENAAVTTKGAA; encoded by the coding sequence GTGGCGAAACAACTGATCATCACCGAGAAACCATCTGTTGCCAAAGACATCGCGGCGGCCTTGGGTGGTTTCTCGCGCAAGGACGGGTACTACGAGAGCGACCGCGCAGTCATCGCACCCGCTCAAGGGCACCTGGTCGAAATCGTTGTGCCGAACGACCACGCGACAACGCTGTCTCGGCTCCCGGTGATACCGCCGGCCTTCGGTCTGGAGGCCCTCCCGAAGACCACCCAGGTCCTGAAGAATTTGGTACGGCAGATCAACCGCCCCGATGTCGACGCCATCGTCAATGCGTGCGACGCGGGACGCGAGGGGGAACTGATCTTTCGTCGTATCGTCAGCTATGCCAAGTCGAAGAAGCCCATCCAGCGGCTGTGGTTACAGTCAATGACCGCGGAGGCCATTCGTACAGGGATGAAGTCGCTGCGGTCCGACGCGGAGATGATCCCGTTGGCGACCACAGCGCGCTCCCGTGCCGAGGCGGACTGGATCGTCGGGATCAACGGCTCCCGGGTTATGGCATGCCTGACGGGCGTCACGACGCCGGTCGGTCGGGTTCAGACACCGGTTCTCATGCTCACGGTCGAACGCGAGGAGGCGATTCGCAACTTCGTCCCTCGCCAGTACTTTGAAGTCCGTGCCACCATTGGACTCCCCGCGGGCAGCTATGTCGCGAAGTACCACGTGCCGGACGACCAACGGGCAGCAGGTGAAGCTGCTGAGCGCCTCTGGGATAGAGCGACGGCGGACACCATCGTCGCCGCGTGCGGTGCCGCTGCTCCCAGCAGGATTGTGGACACGGCCAAGCCGGTCAAGAAGTCGGCCCCATCGCTCTTCGATCTCACGACACTGCAGCGCGAGGCGAACAAGCGCTTCGGCTTCTCGGCCAAAGAGACGCTCGACATTGCCCAGGCGCTCTATGATCGACACAAGGCGTTGACCTACCCGCGGACGGACGCCAAGGCGCTTCCGGAAGACTATGTTGATACGGTCAAGAAGACAGTTGCCGCCTTGGGTGAGCAGCGGTATCAGCGCGAAGCGGGTCCCATCCTGGCGAACGATTGGGTAAAGCCAACGAAAAGGGTATTTGATAACAAGAAGATCTCAGACCACTTTGCAATCATCCCCACCGGGGCGTTGCCGGCAGATCTGTCGGATGCCGAAGCGAAGATCTACGACCTGGTCGTTCGTCGCTTCCTCGCCATCTTCTATCCGGACGCGGAGCGGATGCAGACCAGGCGCGAGACCACAATCGTCGGCCACCTGTTCGTGGCCACAGGTTCCGTGCTGCGGACGCTCGGCTGGCTCGCTGTGTATGGGGAGACGGACGGGGAAGAAGGGGACCCGCTTGCGACATACTCCCCCGGTGATCCGGCAAAGACGGAGTCGGTCCAGGTGCATGAAGGGAAGACGCAAGCGCCCTCGCGATTCACAGAAGCCGCCTTGCTGGCCGCGATGGAAACCGCCGGAAAGGACCTCGAAGATGCCGATCTGCGCGACGCCATGGCGGAGCGAGGCCTCGGAACCCCGGCGACACGTGCGGCAACTATCGAGAAGCTCCTCGGTGACGCCTATCTGACCCGTGTGAAGGAGAAGAAGTCCGTCCACCTGGTGCCCACCGATAGGGCATTCGGTCTGCGCGATCTCCTGGTCAAGCTCGATGCCCAAGCACTGATGTCCGCGCAGACTACCGGGGAATGGGAGCACCAGCTCCTGCTCATGCAGAGCCGGCAGTACGATCGGCAAACGTTCATGCAGGGGATCAAGGACCTGACGACACAACTCGTCACCACGGCACGGGAGCGTGCACCGAGCGTCAAGTCTGCCGCGGCCGCAGTGGAGGCCGTCTGCCCATCATGTGGCGGGCAGCTTGAGGATGATGTTCGGACGCACCGCTGTGCCAGCTGCGACTTCTCGATCTGGAAGACGGCCTTTGGGCGCGCCCTGTCCCCGGAGGAGCTGACCCAGCTGCTCACGCAGCGCCGTACCGACCTGCTATCCGGCTTCATCAGCACGAAGACAAAGCGGCCGTTCAGTGCCTACCTCGTTCTCAACGATGAGTTCAAGGTGACCGCCGAGTTCCCGCCGCGCGAAGCGCAAGGACACTCAGGCTCGAGAGAAGGCAAGATCTGTCCGCAATGCGGCGCCCCAATGCGCTTGCGGCCAGGGCGGAACGGGCAGTTCTGGGGGTGCACCGCCTATCCTACCTGCAAACACACGGAGAATGCAGCCGTCACCACAAAGGGGGCCGCATGA
- a CDS encoding recombination-associated protein RdgC, which yields MWFRNLTILRVRNFRHTSEALESMLGKQAFHSCSELELAAQGWAPPRQAGLAHTVGRQILLHLCFEKKLLPNAVINEVVRSRAAEIEEQLGFKPGRKQMRELKEQVIEELIPRAFSIKSTVAVWIDPVSGWLIIDSASRQKVDAVVGMLFKCIDPLNAVTLQTALSPVAAMTGWLASDTSPAGFTVDQDAELQKADENKASVKFSRHVLQAEEVARHISAGKRCTQLAMTWNDRISFVLTENLALKRVAPLDVVKERAASESQSDDDLFDSDFTLMSGELAGMLAALVESLGGERSGEEEDADIQSLTETAEA from the coding sequence ATGTGGTTCCGAAATCTCACTATCCTTCGTGTTCGCAATTTCCGCCACACGTCTGAGGCCCTTGAATCGATGCTGGGGAAGCAGGCATTTCATTCCTGCAGCGAACTCGAGCTTGCAGCGCAGGGGTGGGCGCCACCGCGCCAAGCCGGTCTCGCCCACACCGTAGGCCGGCAGATCCTTCTGCATCTGTGCTTCGAAAAGAAGCTTTTGCCCAATGCCGTGATCAATGAAGTCGTGAGATCACGTGCGGCCGAGATTGAAGAGCAGCTGGGGTTCAAGCCTGGCCGCAAGCAGATGCGCGAACTCAAGGAGCAGGTGATCGAGGAGCTGATTCCACGAGCCTTCAGCATCAAATCGACAGTCGCCGTCTGGATCGACCCGGTGAGCGGCTGGCTCATCATCGACAGTGCGAGCCGCCAGAAGGTCGACGCTGTCGTCGGCATGCTCTTCAAGTGCATTGATCCCCTCAACGCCGTCACTTTGCAGACGGCGCTCTCCCCTGTGGCCGCCATGACGGGGTGGCTCGCAAGCGACACCTCGCCGGCCGGCTTCACCGTCGATCAGGATGCGGAGTTGCAGAAGGCAGACGAGAACAAGGCAAGTGTGAAGTTCTCCCGGCACGTGCTGCAGGCGGAGGAGGTCGCTCGACACATCTCCGCAGGCAAGCGGTGCACGCAATTGGCCATGACCTGGAATGACCGGATCTCATTCGTGCTTACGGAGAACCTCGCACTGAAGCGGGTAGCGCCCCTGGACGTTGTCAAGGAACGGGCAGCGTCGGAATCGCAGTCGGATGACGATCTCTTCGATAGCGACTTCACTCTGATGTCGGGGGAGCTGGCAGGAATGCTGGCAGCCCTGGTGGAAAGCTTGGGTGGCGAACGGTCCGGCGAGGAAGAGGACGCCGACATCCAGTCGCTCACTGAGACAGCCGAAGCGTGA
- a CDS encoding DUF5131 family protein, translating to MAQASPIEWTDETWNVVRGCNRVSPGCMHCYAEVSAARFSKEGMPYHRLVQATSQGPKWTGEVALVPELLGYPLSKRKPHRIFVNSMSDLFHEAVPFEFIAATFGAMALAEHHTFQILTKRAERMRAFFDWIQHEGAARNGPAQLCISQLLRDAESLPKSAEKRMRHAEVEGIQWPLQNVWLGVSAENQDAANERIPTLLRTPAAIRWVSIEPLLGPIDLEQVKWWRDRDHHVDVLRGGYWTNGPLTSNMSWRPGDRQGHFVNHSDFPACLDWVVVGGESGKNARPMHPLWVHTLQAQCKAADVPFFFKQHGVWREASAIASDVTLPAEDWAFVQADGKAFYGHEAFRAKDPDGVLMARIGRERAGYELGGVVYRETPMAMAA from the coding sequence GTGGCGCAAGCTTCACCAATTGAATGGACGGACGAGACCTGGAATGTTGTTCGGGGCTGCAATCGCGTTTCGCCCGGTTGCATGCACTGCTACGCAGAGGTCTCCGCAGCCCGCTTCTCGAAAGAGGGCATGCCCTATCACCGGCTGGTCCAGGCCACATCTCAGGGCCCCAAGTGGACAGGGGAGGTTGCGCTCGTACCTGAGTTGCTGGGGTACCCGCTTTCGAAGCGCAAGCCTCATCGGATCTTCGTCAACAGCATGTCCGACCTGTTTCACGAGGCGGTGCCATTCGAGTTCATCGCCGCAACCTTCGGTGCGATGGCTCTAGCGGAGCACCACACCTTCCAGATCCTGACGAAGCGCGCGGAGCGCATGCGGGCTTTCTTCGACTGGATCCAGCACGAAGGCGCCGCCAGGAATGGTCCGGCTCAGCTCTGCATCAGCCAGTTGCTCCGTGACGCCGAGTCGCTTCCGAAATCGGCCGAGAAGCGTATGAGGCATGCCGAGGTGGAAGGCATCCAATGGCCCCTCCAGAACGTCTGGCTCGGCGTCAGCGCCGAGAACCAGGATGCGGCCAACGAGCGGATCCCCACACTGCTGCGGACGCCGGCTGCTATCCGCTGGGTGAGTATCGAGCCGCTACTGGGACCGATCGACCTGGAGCAGGTGAAATGGTGGAGGGACCGAGACCACCATGTGGATGTTCTGCGCGGGGGCTACTGGACCAATGGTCCGCTAACCTCGAACATGTCATGGCGCCCCGGTGACCGCCAGGGACACTTCGTGAATCACTCCGACTTCCCGGCATGCCTCGACTGGGTAGTCGTGGGTGGGGAGTCCGGCAAGAACGCCCGGCCAATGCATCCACTGTGGGTGCACACCCTGCAGGCTCAGTGCAAGGCCGCGGATGTCCCGTTCTTCTTCAAGCAGCACGGGGTATGGCGGGAGGCGAGCGCCATCGCCAGCGACGTCACGCTGCCAGCGGAGGACTGGGCGTTCGTCCAGGCTGATGGAAAGGCCTTCTACGGTCACGAAGCGTTCCGAGCAAAGGACCCAGACGGCGTGCTCATGGCGCGCATTGGCCGGGAGCGGGCAGGGTACGAGCTCGGCGGCGTCGTGTACCGCGAGACGCCGATGGCGATGGCCGCCTGA
- a CDS encoding site-specific DNA-methyltransferase, giving the protein MNQMELFPYVAAAYAESRGDALSNGDLYEQVAVRAGLSKATLDAKVPIGQAQAMHRPVPRTIRWVQQTLKRMGVIERVADEKGVWRLAEDARAKLKRVETGAKLLAFSTDLGVAIWARAQDIFPHLDEPIALCVTSPPYPLRQPRAYGNPTEAQFVDFLCEVLEPIVRNLAPGGSIVLNIGNDVFLERSPALSMYAERMLLALHDRLGLSLMNRIPWVNLSKPPGPTLWACVKRVQLASAHELVYWLTNDPARVRADNRRVMEAHTARHMELLARGGESRSAVYGDGAYRIRPGSFGQKTLGRLPRNVLIKGHACADTRAYRQYAAQQGLLPHGATQPTSIPDFFVRFLTEPGDLVVDPFGGTARTGLAAERLGRRWIISEWILEYLRGAAGLFQSAAGFSLNPALQHGGR; this is encoded by the coding sequence ATGAACCAGATGGAGCTCTTTCCGTACGTGGCGGCAGCTTACGCGGAGTCGAGAGGCGACGCCCTCTCCAACGGTGACCTGTATGAGCAGGTTGCGGTGCGAGCCGGGTTGTCCAAAGCAACTTTGGACGCGAAGGTGCCGATCGGACAGGCACAAGCGATGCACCGTCCGGTGCCCCGAACGATTCGCTGGGTCCAGCAAACGCTCAAGCGCATGGGCGTCATCGAGCGCGTCGCGGATGAGAAAGGCGTCTGGCGCCTCGCAGAAGACGCGCGGGCAAAGCTGAAGCGGGTGGAAACGGGGGCCAAGCTTCTCGCGTTCAGCACTGACCTGGGCGTCGCGATTTGGGCGCGAGCCCAGGACATCTTCCCACACCTCGATGAGCCTATTGCCCTGTGCGTGACGTCGCCGCCGTACCCGCTGCGCCAACCGCGTGCGTACGGTAACCCGACCGAAGCGCAGTTTGTGGACTTCCTCTGCGAGGTACTGGAGCCGATCGTACGCAACCTCGCTCCGGGCGGGAGCATTGTGCTCAATATCGGGAATGACGTATTCCTCGAGCGCAGTCCGGCGCTGTCGATGTACGCAGAGCGGATGCTACTGGCTCTGCACGATCGTCTAGGTCTGTCGCTCATGAACCGCATCCCTTGGGTGAACCTCAGCAAGCCACCCGGTCCAACCTTGTGGGCGTGCGTCAAGCGCGTGCAGCTGGCCAGCGCCCACGAGCTGGTCTACTGGCTCACCAATGATCCAGCGCGGGTCCGTGCGGACAACCGCCGCGTGATGGAAGCTCACACGGCGCGCCACATGGAGCTTCTCGCCCGGGGCGGCGAGTCGCGCTCCGCGGTCTATGGGGACGGTGCCTATCGGATTCGGCCGGGATCCTTCGGCCAGAAGACACTAGGCCGGCTGCCCCGGAATGTCCTGATCAAGGGCCACGCCTGTGCGGATACTCGGGCGTATCGGCAGTACGCGGCTCAGCAGGGGCTCCTGCCCCACGGCGCGACCCAACCCACATCCATTCCGGACTTCTTCGTGCGATTTCTCACCGAGCCCGGCGACCTGGTAGTCGACCCGTTCGGCGGAACGGCGCGGACGGGCCTCGCAGCTGAGCGTCTGGGCCGGCGTTGGATCATCAGCGAGTGGATCCTGGAGTACCTCCGCGGCGCGGCAGGCCTCTTCCAATCGGCTGCCGGATTCTCGCTCAATCCGGCCCTTCAGCACGGAGGCAGATGA